One region of Epilithonimonas zeae genomic DNA includes:
- a CDS encoding acyltransferase family protein, producing the protein MPSPNFWDADDWKFLLVKHIAMLNNLTGLRFYTAFWVFLYHFCVYTGGLDNFFVKKGYLGVDIFFVLSGFILTYAYHKSFILEKVTSRKYYNFLVKRFAKIYPLQILTFVIVGVLLLVGKYVFHQKDLIIRPDHIVSNLLMIHAWNINDALSWNTHSWSLSDEWFAYLFLFITAAFIIKLSKFWGRIVLGAVVLFFIVRWFNIENFDLNEYTFNGIERIVPEFFLGILIGLLRFDFNISKNAASVIFAASVLALLTLTITDYKVDALCMLLFAGMIYSLSFPTYFDKLFNSKRMVYLGNISFAFYMFQLTAFYLFKPFQNYIGKLNVSGYISSPVELLILVLINLTMASLAFKYFEEPVRLYLLKKMIKK; encoded by the coding sequence ATGCCTTCTCCAAACTTTTGGGATGCAGATGATTGGAAATTTTTACTGGTAAAACACATTGCAATGCTGAACAATTTAACAGGACTGAGATTCTATACTGCATTTTGGGTTTTTCTCTATCATTTTTGTGTTTATACGGGAGGATTGGATAATTTCTTCGTGAAGAAAGGTTATCTAGGTGTAGATATTTTCTTTGTGTTGAGCGGTTTTATTTTGACCTATGCTTATCACAAAAGTTTCATTTTGGAAAAAGTGACTTCAAGGAAATATTATAATTTTCTGGTCAAGAGATTTGCGAAAATCTATCCACTTCAGATATTAACTTTTGTAATTGTTGGCGTTCTTTTGTTGGTTGGAAAATATGTTTTTCATCAAAAAGATTTGATTATAAGACCGGATCATATTGTTTCAAATCTCTTGATGATTCACGCCTGGAACATCAATGATGCATTGAGCTGGAACACACATTCCTGGAGTTTGTCAGATGAATGGTTTGCTTATCTGTTCTTATTCATTACAGCAGCTTTTATCATCAAATTGAGTAAATTTTGGGGCAGAATTGTTCTTGGTGCTGTTGTTCTTTTCTTTATTGTAAGATGGTTCAATATAGAGAATTTTGACCTTAATGAATATACTTTTAACGGAATCGAAAGGATTGTTCCTGAGTTTTTCCTAGGAATTTTAATAGGATTATTAAGATTTGATTTTAATATTTCGAAAAACGCAGCGAGTGTGATTTTTGCAGCTAGTGTTTTGGCTTTATTGACTCTTACAATCACAGATTACAAAGTTGATGCTTTGTGTATGTTGCTGTTTGCTGGGATGATTTATTCATTATCATTTCCAACGTATTTTGATAAGTTATTCAATTCAAAAAGGATGGTTTATCTGGGCAATATTTCTTTTGCTTTTTATATGTTTCAGCTAACAGCGTTTTATTTGTTCAAGCCGTTTCAAAACTATATCGGAAAACTGAATGTCTCAGGATATATTTCCAGTCCTGTAGAGTTGTTGATATTGGTTTTGATTAATTTGACGATGGCTTCTTTGGCTTTCAAATATTTTGAAGAACCGGTAAGATTGTATTTATTAAAAAAAATGATTAAAAAATAA
- a CDS encoding EpsG family protein, protein MKNNITLLIIFLILGLLIFFNIQVVVDFAGKYIYPLDDAYIHLSMAKNFAEFQTWGITQYEFSSTTSSPLFTFLLAILIKVFGNWEYIPLVANSVAGIGLILIFHRYLKRFSQTTYIIVLSSVVLLMPLHLMIMTGMEHVFHTLAMVLVLLGFQKYLEDKTPRNFSNLALFSIIAVGFRYESLFFIFSICVYLFFLKKDYVISIALGLFAIVPVVVYGWISLDHGSFFLPNSLILKGNTNDGIVGFFTRVAGNAYRGISVLVLILILLIQIFRNVKTQKLKNSQILQFSKNVIPFVVFFGFVIHLLFANFGWLIRYESYLAVIVLLAITPFIDEVFQKNVANKVLKIVTVFLLLITFYMRFGTTFDKQKIASKNIFDQQIQLADFLHQYYRNSRVVANDIGAITYFNHIHLLDTYGLGSIEVAKLRKNDHAKFTDNKALQKYVYDAAKNQMFDVALVFDEWVKMPDYFSKVGTLTIQNNYMAGGTTVSFYSVQKENTLRLRNQLIEFSKKTPKDVIIKIVD, encoded by the coding sequence ATGAAAAATAACATAACACTTTTAATAATATTTCTAATTCTTGGATTATTGATTTTTTTCAATATTCAGGTGGTTGTGGATTTTGCAGGAAAATATATTTACCCGTTAGATGATGCGTACATTCATCTTTCTATGGCGAAGAATTTTGCTGAATTTCAAACGTGGGGAATTACCCAATATGAGTTTTCTTCCACAACATCGTCTCCACTTTTCACATTTTTATTAGCAATTCTGATTAAAGTATTTGGAAATTGGGAATATATCCCGCTGGTTGCGAATAGTGTTGCAGGAATTGGATTAATTCTGATTTTTCATCGATATCTGAAACGGTTTTCCCAGACAACTTATATCATTGTTTTATCATCTGTAGTTTTATTAATGCCCTTGCATCTGATGATAATGACAGGGATGGAGCACGTTTTTCATACATTGGCGATGGTTTTGGTTTTACTAGGATTTCAAAAATATCTTGAAGATAAAACACCGAGAAATTTCTCAAATCTTGCTTTGTTTTCTATCATTGCCGTAGGTTTCAGATATGAGAGCTTATTTTTCATTTTCTCTATTTGCGTCTACCTTTTCTTTCTTAAGAAAGATTATGTCATAAGCATTGCTTTAGGACTCTTTGCAATCGTTCCGGTTGTGGTTTACGGATGGATCTCATTGGATCACGGTTCGTTTTTTCTGCCTAATTCTTTAATTTTAAAGGGGAATACGAACGATGGAATTGTCGGATTTTTTACCAGAGTTGCAGGGAATGCCTATCGTGGAATTTCGGTTCTGGTATTGATTTTAATATTATTAATCCAGATTTTCAGAAACGTAAAAACTCAAAAACTCAAAAACTCTCAAATTCTCCAATTTTCCAAAAATGTCATTCCGTTTGTTGTGTTTTTTGGATTTGTAATTCATCTTTTGTTCGCCAATTTCGGTTGGCTGATTAGATATGAGTCTTATCTGGCTGTCATTGTTTTATTGGCGATTACACCTTTTATTGATGAGGTTTTTCAGAAAAATGTGGCTAATAAAGTTCTAAAAATCGTAACAGTTTTTCTTTTATTAATAACATTTTATATGAGATTTGGAACAACATTCGATAAACAGAAAATTGCATCCAAAAATATTTTTGATCAGCAGATTCAACTGGCAGATTTCCTTCATCAATATTACAGAAACTCGAGAGTTGTTGCTAATGATATTGGTGCGATTACTTATTTTAATCACATTCATCTTTTGGATACTTATGGTTTGGGAAGTATTGAAGTGGCAAAACTGAGAAAAAATGACCATGCCAAATTTACAGATAACAAAGCTTTGCAAAAGTATGTTTATGATGCCGCAAAAAATCAGATGTTTGATGTGGCTTTGGTTTTTGATGAGTGGGTAAAAATGCCGGATTATTTTTCAAAAGTTGGAACTTTGACGATTCAGAATAATTATATGGCTGGCGGAACAACTGTTTCTTTTTATTCTGTGCAGAAAGAAAATACACTTAGACTTAGAAATCAACTGATTGAATTTTCCAAAAAGACACCAAAAGACGTTATTATAAAAATTGTAGATTAG
- a CDS encoding EpsG family protein, with protein sequence MAFLHPIFTIIFVFLILYSFVEVNRDENSKTPKFIFWTIGVYMIIAIGYRRYVGADYPVYDSMYSQYFPTIEYGQLVDKMLFRQSRIDVEWMYAMLNKWVYATGFPFKEFTLISAIITIGGKLMVFYKDSKYPVFAILLFFIPGYFIADSGHMRQALGMTMCMLSFTFIKDRKVWWFLLCMYVAYGFHKSTIIFLPAYWIATIPMNSNKIFYSILACVILSPFQVYNLFSSFLETLNVQDVSNGYNGYINYEASGSSFMDGQILVFSFLLITYDKVACEKIYYYEYMRNLLVMGVCLYFIMRSNPVFSTRLVGSYLAFASLVITNIIAAMDNKNIKKLAHLFFVVFMIFYYFVFVKYQGDAGRFTPDKYQNFLWFPQ encoded by the coding sequence ATGGCATTTTTACACCCCATTTTCACCATTATTTTTGTTTTTTTAATCCTTTATAGTTTTGTAGAGGTTAACAGAGACGAGAATTCTAAAACTCCGAAATTTATTTTTTGGACAATTGGTGTTTATATGATTATTGCGATTGGTTACAGGCGTTATGTTGGAGCAGACTATCCGGTTTACGATTCGATGTACAGCCAATATTTTCCTACAATTGAATATGGACAATTGGTAGATAAAATGCTGTTCCGACAATCCAGAATAGATGTCGAGTGGATGTATGCGATGCTCAATAAGTGGGTATATGCAACAGGTTTTCCTTTTAAAGAATTTACATTGATAAGCGCAATTATAACGATTGGAGGAAAGCTGATGGTTTTCTACAAAGACTCCAAATATCCTGTTTTTGCTATTCTTTTATTTTTTATTCCAGGGTATTTCATTGCAGATAGCGGGCATATGAGACAAGCATTGGGCATGACGATGTGTATGCTCTCATTCACATTTATCAAAGATAGAAAAGTATGGTGGTTCCTTTTATGTATGTACGTTGCATACGGATTTCATAAATCAACCATTATCTTTTTGCCGGCTTATTGGATTGCAACAATTCCAATGAACTCCAATAAGATTTTTTATTCTATTCTTGCCTGTGTAATATTATCGCCTTTTCAAGTATATAATCTATTTTCTTCCTTTTTGGAAACACTTAATGTTCAGGACGTTTCTAATGGATATAATGGATATATCAATTACGAAGCTTCAGGATCCAGTTTCATGGATGGTCAAATCTTAGTTTTCAGCTTTTTGCTGATTACTTATGATAAAGTAGCCTGTGAGAAAATATATTATTACGAGTATATGCGAAATCTCCTGGTGATGGGTGTCTGTCTTTATTTTATAATGAGAAGTAATCCTGTCTTTTCTACAAGATTGGTGGGTTCATATTTAGCATTTGCATCGCTTGTAATTACTAACATTATTGCGGCTATGGATAATAAAAATATCAAAAAGTTGGCACACCTGTTCTTTGTAGTTTTTATGATATTTTACTATTTTGTATTTGTAAAGTATCAGGGAGATGCTGGACGATTCACACCAGATAAATATCAAAACTTCCTTTGGTTTCCTCAATAA
- a CDS encoding formimidoylglutamase, with amino-acid sequence MNFEDFIIAPRSFRTEKWQIGNKITNEIKENSIVLLFVSDYRGANGDAESQDFTGIRREFYKLSQLDFDIPIIDLGDLVSGRTPQDSHYILQEVLSACHYKGAVPIIIGGSNDLAFSLFSALNFHQKDINYTQISNVVSLKQDEEIHESNFLSKILGSKNFSIKNYHHLGYQKHLNEMDSVKLIKEVQFDIIRLAEMMNSTEKTEPYFRKADLVTINCDAIETFAEAFSMNPQVNGLNRREICAYMKEIGLSERLKSVGIFNYNIYSDSQLNHQLLAQMIWYLIEGINIQKSHPKEKTYETFYVLINDEQYAFKREVFSNLWYFGEDENIDNCIPCSRSDFDEAKRGFLGPRFTRN; translated from the coding sequence ATGAACTTCGAAGACTTTATTATTGCGCCAAGATCATTCCGAACCGAGAAGTGGCAAATCGGAAATAAAATAACAAACGAAATCAAAGAAAATAGTATTGTTTTGCTTTTCGTTTCAGATTATCGTGGTGCGAATGGCGATGCAGAAAGTCAGGATTTCACAGGAATCAGAAGAGAATTTTACAAATTATCACAACTAGATTTCGATATTCCGATTATTGATTTAGGCGATTTGGTTTCAGGGCGAACGCCTCAGGATTCGCATTATATTCTGCAGGAAGTTTTGTCGGCTTGTCATTACAAAGGCGCAGTCCCCATAATTATTGGCGGTAGCAATGATTTGGCTTTTTCGCTGTTTTCTGCGCTCAATTTTCATCAGAAAGATATCAATTATACTCAGATCAGCAACGTAGTTTCTTTGAAACAGGATGAGGAAATCCACGAGTCTAATTTCTTGAGCAAAATCTTAGGATCCAAAAATTTCTCTATAAAAAATTATCATCATTTGGGTTATCAGAAACATCTCAACGAAATGGATTCTGTGAAATTGATTAAGGAAGTTCAGTTCGACATCATCCGTCTGGCGGAGATGATGAATTCCACCGAGAAAACTGAGCCATATTTTCGAAAGGCAGATTTGGTTACAATTAACTGCGATGCGATTGAAACTTTTGCCGAAGCTTTTTCTATGAATCCACAAGTCAATGGACTGAATAGAAGGGAAATTTGTGCTTATATGAAAGAAATCGGATTGAGTGAAAGGTTGAAATCTGTGGGAATTTTCAATTATAATATTTATTCTGATTCTCAACTCAATCATCAGCTTTTGGCACAAATGATTTGGTATTTGATAGAAGGAATCAATATTCAAAAATCACATCCGAAAGAGAAAACTTATGAGACTTTTTATGTTTTGATTAATGATGAGCAATACGCTTTCAAGAGAGAGGTTTTCAGCAATCTTTGGTATTTTGGCGAGGATGAAAACATAGATAATTGCATTCCGTGTTCACGATCGGATTTTGATGAAGCTAAGAGAGGCTTTTTAGGTCCAAGATTTACAAGAAATTAA
- the topA gene encoding type I DNA topoisomerase has product MPKNLVIVESPAKAKTIQKYLGSDFEVKSSFGHIRDLPKKGMGIDLSNFTPDYEVSADKKKLVTELKAAVKKAEMVWLASDEDREGEAIAWHLADELKLKPENRKRIVFHEITKNAILKAIDNPRDIDQNLVNAQQARRVLDRIVGFEMSPVLWKKVKTGLSAGRVQSVAVRLVVEREMEIRSFVPKPSFKVEGTFLNNAKQEIAAKLKKDFEKESEAEKFLELAKTTDFNVLNVETKPGSRTASAPFTTSTLQQEASSRLGYGVTTTMRLAQRLYEEGFITYMRTDSVNLSQEAINGAKAQIISEYGENYSKPRNYTTKSSSAQEAHEAIRPTDFSVKSIGDVQLNKLYQLIYRRTLASQMENAKIEKTVIEIGNSKLSQHFEAQGEVIVFDGFLKAYGIVKTEDDDDESNEKLLPKVAIGEALDYKKITATEKFTRPSARFTEAGLVKKLEELGIGRPSTYAPTIQTIQNREYVDKREIEPQTREIVKMTLGKTGVKKEVIDEKFGGDKNKFVPTDIGEVVNDFLINNFAEILDYGFTARVEEGFDEIANGDQKWKEMMTDFYSKFHPRIEDVEENADRANGERILGVDPKTGKNVHARIGRFGPMIQIGEQDDEEKPTFASLMSNQNIATITLEEALELFKLPFDLKEIDGQPVSVGVGRFGPYVKWGETYISVPKGEDPLSIDQNRAEEIINEKKVADAPIANYKGEPVTKGTGRFGPFIKYQSIFINVPKRYNFDNLSQNDINELIDAKLEKEANRYIQHWEAEKISIENARWGPIVKYGKNIYKIPKKKDDSKYEADELKDVSLDEVKKWITAQDPKAFAEKKKPAAKKATTAKKPATKKATAKKK; this is encoded by the coding sequence ATGCCAAAAAATTTAGTGATCGTCGAGTCTCCGGCAAAAGCAAAAACAATTCAGAAATATTTAGGCTCAGATTTCGAGGTTAAGTCCAGCTTCGGGCACATCCGTGATCTGCCTAAAAAAGGGATGGGAATCGATCTTTCGAATTTCACACCGGACTATGAAGTGTCTGCTGATAAGAAGAAACTGGTGACGGAACTAAAAGCTGCTGTTAAAAAAGCAGAAATGGTTTGGTTGGCTTCCGATGAGGACCGCGAGGGAGAAGCTATTGCCTGGCATTTGGCAGATGAGCTAAAACTGAAGCCTGAAAATAGAAAAAGAATTGTTTTCCACGAGATTACCAAAAATGCGATTTTAAAAGCCATTGATAATCCAAGAGATATCGACCAAAATTTGGTTAACGCACAACAAGCGAGAAGAGTTTTGGACAGAATTGTAGGTTTTGAGATGTCGCCGGTGCTTTGGAAAAAAGTAAAAACGGGTTTGTCTGCCGGTAGAGTTCAGTCTGTTGCAGTAAGATTGGTGGTAGAAAGAGAAATGGAAATCAGAAGTTTTGTTCCAAAGCCAAGTTTCAAAGTGGAAGGAACTTTCCTGAATAATGCAAAACAGGAGATCGCCGCTAAACTGAAAAAAGATTTTGAGAAAGAATCTGAGGCAGAAAAATTCTTGGAATTAGCAAAAACAACAGATTTCAATGTTCTGAATGTTGAGACCAAACCTGGATCTCGTACAGCATCTGCTCCGTTTACAACATCTACGTTACAACAGGAAGCTTCTTCCAGATTGGGTTATGGTGTGACAACAACGATGCGTCTGGCACAAAGGCTTTACGAAGAAGGATTCATCACATATATGAGAACGGATTCCGTAAATCTTTCTCAGGAAGCTATCAATGGAGCAAAGGCACAAATTATTTCAGAATACGGCGAAAATTATTCTAAACCGAGAAATTATACCACAAAATCATCGTCTGCACAAGAAGCGCACGAAGCGATTCGCCCGACAGACTTTTCTGTGAAATCCATTGGTGATGTGCAATTGAATAAATTGTATCAGTTGATTTACAGAAGAACTTTGGCTTCCCAAATGGAGAATGCTAAAATCGAGAAAACGGTTATCGAAATTGGGAATTCAAAATTGTCGCAACACTTCGAAGCGCAAGGTGAAGTTATCGTTTTCGATGGTTTCTTAAAAGCTTACGGCATTGTGAAAACTGAAGATGATGATGACGAAAGCAACGAAAAATTGTTACCGAAAGTAGCAATTGGCGAAGCTTTAGACTATAAAAAAATAACAGCAACAGAAAAATTCACAAGACCATCAGCTAGATTTACCGAAGCTGGTTTGGTTAAAAAACTGGAAGAATTGGGAATCGGTCGTCCATCGACTTACGCACCGACAATTCAAACCATTCAGAATCGTGAATACGTTGATAAAAGAGAAATAGAACCACAAACGAGAGAAATCGTAAAAATGACTTTAGGCAAAACCGGAGTTAAAAAAGAAGTTATTGATGAAAAGTTTGGTGGTGATAAAAATAAATTCGTTCCTACGGATATTGGGGAGGTGGTGAATGATTTCCTAATCAACAATTTTGCTGAGATTCTGGATTATGGTTTCACGGCCAGAGTGGAAGAAGGCTTTGATGAGATTGCCAACGGTGACCAGAAGTGGAAGGAAATGATGACGGATTTCTATTCGAAATTCCATCCAAGGATTGAAGATGTTGAGGAAAATGCAGACCGTGCGAATGGCGAAAGAATCTTAGGCGTTGATCCTAAAACCGGTAAAAACGTACACGCAAGAATCGGAAGATTTGGACCAATGATTCAGATAGGCGAGCAGGACGATGAGGAGAAACCAACGTTTGCTTCATTGATGTCCAATCAAAATATTGCGACCATCACACTGGAGGAAGCTTTAGAGTTGTTCAAGTTACCTTTCGATTTGAAAGAAATTGATGGTCAACCCGTTTCTGTGGGTGTTGGAAGATTTGGACCTTATGTGAAATGGGGCGAGACTTACATCAGTGTTCCGAAAGGTGAAGATCCATTATCTATTGACCAAAATAGAGCAGAGGAAATCATCAATGAAAAGAAAGTGGCAGATGCACCAATTGCTAACTACAAAGGTGAGCCTGTAACCAAAGGAACGGGAAGATTTGGACCTTTTATCAAATATCAAAGTATTTTCATCAACGTTCCGAAACGTTATAACTTCGATAATCTTTCTCAAAACGATATCAATGAATTGATTGATGCCAAACTGGAGAAAGAAGCCAACCGATACATCCAGCATTGGGAAGCAGAAAAAATTTCTATCGAAAATGCGAGATGGGGACCGATTGTAAAATACGGCAAGAATATCTATAAAATCCCTAAAAAGAAAGATGATTCTAAGTATGAAGCAGACGAACTGAAAGATGTTTCATTAGATGAGGTGAAAAAATGGATCACAGCACAAGACCCGAAAGCCTTTGCTGAGAAAAAGAAACCGGCGGCTAAGAAAGCAACTACTGCTAAAAAGCCTGCTACGAAGAAAGCGACGGCGAAGAAGAAGTAA
- a CDS encoding glycoside hydrolase family protein has translation MSTSGNFSRKDFLQTSALGMAAVFFGSSFTRGFDFSEKPYFNLKPIGRQLSLDGYYIWCSSPIWGDDGKVHLFYSRWKKEKGMGGWLNGSEICRAEADSPFHQFEHKQVILSPRGGGFWDATTCHNPLIKKVGDEWLLFFMGNSNGKTNTKRIGLASSKTLDGDWARPEQPLLLPGKEGAWDDHCTTNPAFVKGNDGKYWLFYKSWNTYEYETQKGTVRGNRKYGLAKADTPTGPYKKVSENPVIDFSALPNNAQLEDAFIWEQNGKFHLIARDMGFYNHEFGLHLTSKNGLEWTKPKIAYLDMKSYVTEPTPPKHLKRFGRLERPMLLMSKDGKKPQFLFGATQGGDFETSTTFVFEILNG, from the coding sequence ATGAGCACATCTGGAAACTTTAGCCGAAAAGATTTTTTACAGACCTCTGCTTTGGGAATGGCTGCGGTGTTTTTTGGTTCGTCATTTACGAGAGGATTTGATTTTTCGGAGAAGCCTTATTTCAATCTGAAGCCTATCGGACGGCAGTTGTCTCTGGACGGCTACTACATCTGGTGCAGCTCTCCAATCTGGGGAGACGATGGTAAAGTTCACCTATTTTATTCCCGATGGAAGAAGGAAAAAGGGATGGGCGGCTGGCTGAATGGCTCCGAGATTTGCCGTGCCGAGGCAGATTCGCCGTTTCATCAATTCGAACATAAGCAAGTGATACTAAGTCCAAGAGGTGGCGGGTTTTGGGATGCAACGACTTGTCATAATCCACTCATTAAAAAAGTTGGAGACGAGTGGCTGTTGTTTTTTATGGGCAATTCCAACGGGAAAACCAACACCAAAAGAATTGGGTTAGCAAGTTCCAAAACTCTGGACGGCGATTGGGCAAGACCAGAACAGCCTTTGCTGCTTCCAGGGAAAGAAGGTGCTTGGGATGATCATTGTACCACCAATCCTGCTTTCGTAAAAGGGAATGATGGTAAATACTGGCTGTTCTACAAATCCTGGAACACCTACGAGTATGAAACCCAAAAAGGAACAGTGCGGGGTAACCGAAAATATGGTTTGGCAAAAGCCGATACTCCAACCGGGCCTTACAAGAAGGTTTCAGAAAATCCGGTCATCGATTTTTCCGCTTTGCCGAATAATGCGCAACTGGAAGACGCTTTCATTTGGGAACAAAATGGAAAGTTTCATTTGATAGCCCGTGATATGGGATTTTATAACCACGAATTTGGTTTGCATCTAACTTCCAAAAATGGATTAGAGTGGACAAAGCCAAAAATCGCCTATCTCGATATGAAATCTTATGTCACAGAACCAACACCTCCTAAACACTTGAAACGGTTCGGCAGACTGGAGCGTCCGATGCTTCTGATGAGCAAAGATGGAAAAAAGCCTCAATTTTTATTTGGAGCTACTCAGGGTGGAGATTTTGAAACTTCTACCACTTTTGTGTTTGAGATTCTGAATGGATAG